A window of the Gossypium hirsutum isolate 1008001.06 chromosome A03, Gossypium_hirsutum_v2.1, whole genome shotgun sequence genome harbors these coding sequences:
- the LOC107885964 gene encoding DNA-directed RNA polymerase III subunit 1 isoform X1, giving the protein MQQRSQDIVFTKRPYIEDVGPRRIKSIKFSMFSDSEIAKAAEVQVYKGVYYDPQSRPIEGGLLDPRMGPPNKSGKCATCDGSFGDCPGHYGYLPLVLPVYNVGYLSTILDILKCICKSCSRILLDDKLAKDYLKKMRAPKTEPLKKAEIMKSVVKKCTAMAGGKAVKCSRCGYLNGTVKKAPKMIGVFHDRSKVNDNSSEELKSAISHTKESKSSINTSSVLNPVKVLSLFKRMTDVDCELLYLSDRPEKFIITNIAVPPTAIRPSVPVDGSQSNENDITERLKRIIQANSSLRQQLVDSNAAFHCLNGWDLLQVDVAQYINSDVRGVPTEMQPSRPLSGFLQRLKGKQGRFRGNLSGKRVEFTGRTVISPDPNLKITEVAIPIHMARILSYPERVSSHNIEKLRQCVRNGPSKYPGAVKVRYPDGSARLLIGDYRKRLADELKFGCIVDRHLEDGDIVLFNRQPSLHRMSIMCHRARIMPWRTLRFNESVCNPYNADFDGDEMNMHVPQTEEARTEALMLMGVQNNLCTPKNGEVLVASTQDFLTSSFLITRRDTFYDRATFSLICSYMSDAMDLIDLPTPTLLKPVELWTGKQLFNVLLRPHASVRVYLNLTVKERNYSRKIAKRIGDKEIEVETMCPNDGFVYIRNSELICGQLGKATLGNGNKDGLYSILLRDYNAHAAATCMNRLAKMSARWIGNHGFSIGIDDVQPGKRLNDAKGVTLSGNYKKCDEQIQMFNEGKLQLKPGCDAAQTLEANITEVLNKIRDETGKVCMRELHWRNSPLIMSQCGSKGSAINISQMIACVGQQSVGGRRAPNGFIDRSLPHFHRGSKTPAAKGFVANSFYSGLTATEFFFHTMGGREGLVDTAVKTAETGYMSRRLIKALEDLSIHYDNTCRNASGCIVQFIYGDDGMDPASMEGKSGFPLNFDRLLMKVKATCPPVDQKYLPADAIPQMLEEQVVKHDPDGVCSEAFKKSLKGFLEGQKNELKRVLQLVSNSAQKNEILEDVSHKICGITDRQLEVFIRICIGRYRSKVIEAGTAIGAIGAQSIGEPGTQMTLKTFHFAGVASMNITQGVPRIKEIINAAKKISTPIITAELEFDSNVNIARMVKGRIEKTVLGQVAKSIKIVMTSRLASVVISLDMERIQDAQLHIDANVVKESILQTPKLKLKEQHVKVLDVKKLEVVPPADRSRIHFELHSLKNLLPLVVVKGIKNVERVVIAEKKKDNKSQNKEAKKLYQLFVEGMGLQTVMGVEGIDGRKTMSNHVMEMLQILGIEAARSCIINEIAATMASHGMSIDIRHMMLLADVMTFRGEVLGITRFGIQKMDKSILMLASFEKTGDHLFNASVNGRDDKIEGVTECIIMGIPMQLGTGILKVMQRVDPLPLLQYGADPVLS; this is encoded by the exons ATGCAGCAAAGATCACAAGATATTGTGTTTACAAAACGGCCGTACATCGAAGATGTCGGGCCACGAAGAAT taaaagcatcaaattctCTATGTTTTCGGATTCAGAGATAGCCAAAGCTGCCGAAGTTCAAGTATATAAGGGTGTTTACTATGATCCTCAAAGCCGCCCCATTGAAGGCGGCTTATTGGATCCTCGAATG GGTCCTCCAAATAAGTCCGGCAAATGCGCAACCTGCGATGGAAGTTTCGGGGACTGTCCAGGGCATTACGGATACTTACCTCTTGTCCTCCCTGTTTATAATGTTGGGTATTTAAGTACAATTTTAGACATTTTAAAGTGCATTTGTAAG TCTTGTTCTCGTATTCTTTTGGATGATAAATTAGCCAAAGATTATCTGAAAAAGATGAGAGCTCCAAAGACTGAACCATTAAAGAAGGCTGAAATAATGAAAAGTGTAGTAAAGAAATGTACTGCTATGGCTGGTGGTAAAGCTGTGAAGTGCTCGAGATGTGGATATCTAAATG GCACAGTGAAGAAGGCTCCGAAGATGATAGGGGTTTTTCATGATCGTTCAAAAGTTAATGACAACAGTTCGGAAGAATTGAAATCTGCAATTTCACACACAAAAGAGTCCAAGTCGTCCATCAACACTTCTTCTGTTCTGAACCCCGTCAAAGTCCTTTCACTTTTTAAGAGGATGACTGATGTG GACTGTGAATTGCTTTATCTTTCTGATAGACCTGAGAAGTTCATTATTACGAATATTGCTGTGCCACCTACAGCTATCCGACCTTCAGTCCCTGTGGATGGGTCACAGAG CAATGAAAATGACATTACTGAGAGGTTGAAAAGAATTATTCAGGCAAATAGTAGCCTTCGTCAGCAATTAGTAGATTCAAATGCTGCATTTCATTGTCTG AATGGCTGGGATTTGCTTCAAGTAGATGTTGCACAATACATCAATAGTGATGTTCGTGGTGTTCCTACTGAAATGCAACCATCAAGACCACTGAGTGGCTTTCTTCAGCGCCTAAAAGGGAAGCAGGGACGGTTTCGTGGGAACTTATCTGGAAAACGTGTTGAATTTACTGGTCGGACTGTTATATCACCTGACCCCAATCTGAAAATCACTGAG GTGGCTATTCCAATCCATATGGCTCGGATTTTAAGTTATCCAGAACGTGTTTCCAGTCACAATATAGAGAAGCTAAGACAGTGTGTTCGTAATGGCCCATCCAAATACCCTGGTGCAGTGAAGGTCAGATATCCCGATGGTTCTGCAAG GCTCTTGATAGGTGATTATAGAAAGCGTCTTGCTGATGAACTAAAGTTTGGTTGTATTGTTGACCGCCATTTAGAAGATGGAGATATTGTTCTTTTCAATAGACAGCCAAGCTTGCATAGAATGTCTATCATGTGCCATAGG GCAAGAATAATGCCGTGGAGAACGTTACGATTCAATGAATCTGTTTGTAACCCATATAATGCTGATTTTGATGGTGATGAAATGAACATGCATGTCCCACAAACAGAAGAGGCTCGGACAGAGGCACTCATGTTGATGGGG GTGCAAAATAATTTGTGCACGCCAAAAAATGGAGAAGTTTTGGTTGCTTCCACTCAAGATTTTTTAACATCTTCCTTCCTTATTACTAGGAGAGATACTTTTTATGACCGTGCAACTTTTTCTCTGATATGTTCCTACATGAGTGATGCAATGGATCTTATAGATTTGCCCACTCCAACATTACTTAAG CCTGTAGAGCTTTGGACCGGTAAGCAATTGTTCAATGTTCTATTACGCCCACATGCAAGTGTGAGAGTTTACTTGAATCTTACCGTTAAGGAGAGAAACTACTCAAGGAAGATCGCCAAAAGGATTGGTGACAAAGAAATAGAAGTAGAAACAATGTGTCCTAATGATGGATTTGTCTATATTCGGAATAGTGAACTTATATGTGGGCAATTGGGGAAGGCTACTTTAG GAAATGGAAACAAGGATGGACTTTATTCTATTCTTCTCAGAGACTACAATGCCCATGCTGCTGCTACCTGCATGAATCGGCTAGCTAAGATGAG TGCTCGTTGGATAGGGAATCATGGCTTTTCGATTGGAATTGATGATGTCCAACCAGGAAAACGTTTGAATGATGCAAAAGGAGTAACACTTTCAGGGAATTATAAAAAATGTGATGAACAGATACAGATGTTTAATGAAGGGAAGCTACAGCTTAAACCGGGTTGTGATGCTGCTCAAACACTAGAAGCTAATATAACTGAAGTATTGAATAAAATTCGGGATGAAACAGGGAAG GTATGCATGAGAGAACTACATTGGAGAAACAGTCCACTGATCATGTCGCAATGTGGTTCCAAGGGTTCTGCTATAAATATAAGTCAAATGATTGCATGTGTTGGTCAGCAGTCAGTTGGGGGACGTCGTGCTCCTAATGGATTTATAGATCGTAGCCTTCCTCATTTTCATAGAGGATCAAAAACACCAGCg GCTAAAGGCTTTGTTGCAAATTCATTCTACAGCGGTTTGACAGCTACAGAGTTTTTCTTTCACACGATGGGTGGGCGAGAGGGCCTTGTGGATACAGCT GTAAAAACAGCTGAGACAGGATACATGTCTCGCAGACTGATCAAAGCATTGGAGGACTTGAGCATTCATTATGATAACACTTGTCGCAATGCAAGTGGATGCATAGTGCAATTTATTTATGGGGATGATGGCATGGATCCTGCATCTATGGAGGGAAAAAGTGGATTTCCTTTGaattttgatagattattaatgaAAGTAAAG GCTACCTGTCCTCCAGTTGATCAGAAATACTTACCTGCTGATGCTATACCACAAATGTTAGAAGAGCAGGTAGTCAAACATGATCCAGATGGGGTTTGCTCCGAAGCCTTCAAAAAATCTCTGAAAGGGTTCCTTGAAGGTCAGAAGAATGAACTAAAGAGAGTGCTGCAGTTGGTTAGCAATTCTGCACAGAAGAATGAGATACTTGAGGATGTTAGCCATAAAATATGTGGTATCACTGACAGGCAGTTGGAG GTTTTCATCAGAATTTGCATTGGTCGTTATCGATCGAAAGTAATTGAAGCTGGAACCGCCATTGGAGCTATTGGAGCTCAGAGTATTGGTGAACCTGGAACACAGATGACATTGAAGACATTTCACTTTGCTGGAGTTGCAAGCATGA ATATTACACAAGGAGTTCCTCGTATCAAAGAAATCATTAATGCAGCCAAAAAAATTAGCACTCCTATAATTACTGCAGAACTTGAGTTTGATAGTAATGTGAACATTGCACGGATGGTAAAAGGTCGAATTGAGAAAACTGTTTTAGGACAG GTTGCTAAGAGCATCAAGATTGTAATGACTTCAAGATTAGCATCAGTTGTAATCTCCCTTGACATGGAAAGAATCCAAGATGCGCAATTGCATATAGATGCAAATGTTGTGAAAGAATCAATTTTGCAAACACCGAAGCTGAAACTAAAGGAGCAG CATGTGAAGGTTTTGGATGTTAAAAAGTTGGAAGTAGTTCCTCCAGCTGATAGAAGTAGAATTCATTTTGAACTTCATTCTCTTAAAAATCTGCTTCCACTGGTTGTGGTAAAG GGCATAAAAAATGTTGAACGTGTTGTTATTGCTGAGAAGAAAAAAGACAATAAAAGTCAGAACAAAGAAGCGAAAAAGCTTTACCAGTTGTTTGTAGAAGG CATGGGACTCCAAACTGTTATGGGTGTTGAAGGAATTGATGGGCGGAAGACAATGAGTAACCATGTTATGGAAATGCTGCAGATATTGGGAATTGAAGCTGCAAGATCATGCATAATCAATGAGATAGCAGCAACTATGGCAAGTCACGGAATGAGCATAGACATACGCCATATGATGCTTCTAGCAGACGTGATGACATTTAGG GGGGAAGTTCTTGGCATCACAAGATTTGGAATCCAAAAAATGGACAAAAGTATATTGATGCTGGCTTCATTTGAGAAGACAGGTGATCACCTTTTTAATGCTTCTGTTAATGGGAGGGATGACAAGATTGAGGGGGTTACCGAGTGCATCATCATGGGCATCCCGATGCAATTAGGCACTGGAATACTCAAAGTTATGCAGAG AGTTGATCCCCTTCCTCTGCTTCAATACGGAGCGGATCCTGTTTTATCTTGA
- the LOC107885964 gene encoding DNA-directed RNA polymerase III subunit 1 isoform X2 — protein MQQRSQDIVFTKRPYIEDVGPRRIKSIKFSMFSDSEIAKAAEVQVYKGVYYDPQSRPIEGGLLDPRMGPPNKSGKCATCDGSFGDCPGHYGYLPLVLPVYNVGYLSTILDILKCICKSCSRILLDDKLAKDYLKKMRAPKTEPLKKAEIMKSVVKKCTAMAGGKAVKCSRCGYLNGTVKKAPKMIGVFHDRSKVNDNSSEELKSAISHTKESKSSINTSSVLNPVKVLSLFKRMTDVDCELLYLSDRPEKFIITNIAVPPTAIRPSVPVDGSQSNENDITERLKRIIQANSSLRQQLVDSNAAFHCLNGWDLLQVDVAQYINSDVRGVPTEMQPSRPLSGFLQRLKGKQGRFRGNLSGKRVEFTGRTVISPDPNLKITEVAIPIHMARILSYPERVSSHNIEKLRQCVRNGPSKYPGAVKVRYPDGSARLLIGDYRKRLADELKFGCIVDRHLEDGDIVLFNRQPSLHRMSIMCHRARIMPWRTLRFNESVCNPYNADFDGDEMNMHVPQTEEARTEALMLMGVQNNLCTPKNGEVLVASTQDFLTSSFLITRRDTFYDRATFSLICSYMSDAMDLIDLPTPTLLKPVELWTGKQLFNVLLRPHASVRVYLNLTVKERNYSRKIAKRIGDKEIEVETMCPNDGFVYIRNSELICGQLGKATLGNGNKDGLYSILLRDYNAHAAATCMNRLAKMSARWIGNHGFSIGIDDVQPGKRLNDAKGVTLSGNYKKCDEQIQMFNEGKLQLKPGCDAAQTLEANITEVLNKIRDETGKVCMRELHWRNSPLIMSQCGSKGSAINISQMIACVGQQSVGGRRAPNGFIDRSLPHFHRGSKTPAAKGFVANSFYSGLTATEFFFHTMGGREGLVDTAVKTAETGYMSRRLIKALEDLSIHYDNTCRNASGCIVQFIYGDDGMDPASMEGKSGFPLNFDRLLMKVKATCPPVDQKYLPADAIPQMLEEQVVKHDPDGVCSEAFKKSLKGFLEGQKNELKRVLQLVSNSAQKNEILEDVSHKICGITDRQLEVFIRICIGRYRSKVIEAGTAIGAIGAQSIGEPGTQMTLKTFHFAGVASMNITQGVPRIKEIINAAKKISTPIITAELEFDSNVNIARMVKGRIEKTVLGQVAKSIKIVMTSRLASVVISLDMERIQDAQLHIDANVVKESILQTPKLKLKEQHVKVLDVKKLEVVPPADRSRIHFELHSLKNLLPLVVVKHGTPNCYGC, from the exons ATGCAGCAAAGATCACAAGATATTGTGTTTACAAAACGGCCGTACATCGAAGATGTCGGGCCACGAAGAAT taaaagcatcaaattctCTATGTTTTCGGATTCAGAGATAGCCAAAGCTGCCGAAGTTCAAGTATATAAGGGTGTTTACTATGATCCTCAAAGCCGCCCCATTGAAGGCGGCTTATTGGATCCTCGAATG GGTCCTCCAAATAAGTCCGGCAAATGCGCAACCTGCGATGGAAGTTTCGGGGACTGTCCAGGGCATTACGGATACTTACCTCTTGTCCTCCCTGTTTATAATGTTGGGTATTTAAGTACAATTTTAGACATTTTAAAGTGCATTTGTAAG TCTTGTTCTCGTATTCTTTTGGATGATAAATTAGCCAAAGATTATCTGAAAAAGATGAGAGCTCCAAAGACTGAACCATTAAAGAAGGCTGAAATAATGAAAAGTGTAGTAAAGAAATGTACTGCTATGGCTGGTGGTAAAGCTGTGAAGTGCTCGAGATGTGGATATCTAAATG GCACAGTGAAGAAGGCTCCGAAGATGATAGGGGTTTTTCATGATCGTTCAAAAGTTAATGACAACAGTTCGGAAGAATTGAAATCTGCAATTTCACACACAAAAGAGTCCAAGTCGTCCATCAACACTTCTTCTGTTCTGAACCCCGTCAAAGTCCTTTCACTTTTTAAGAGGATGACTGATGTG GACTGTGAATTGCTTTATCTTTCTGATAGACCTGAGAAGTTCATTATTACGAATATTGCTGTGCCACCTACAGCTATCCGACCTTCAGTCCCTGTGGATGGGTCACAGAG CAATGAAAATGACATTACTGAGAGGTTGAAAAGAATTATTCAGGCAAATAGTAGCCTTCGTCAGCAATTAGTAGATTCAAATGCTGCATTTCATTGTCTG AATGGCTGGGATTTGCTTCAAGTAGATGTTGCACAATACATCAATAGTGATGTTCGTGGTGTTCCTACTGAAATGCAACCATCAAGACCACTGAGTGGCTTTCTTCAGCGCCTAAAAGGGAAGCAGGGACGGTTTCGTGGGAACTTATCTGGAAAACGTGTTGAATTTACTGGTCGGACTGTTATATCACCTGACCCCAATCTGAAAATCACTGAG GTGGCTATTCCAATCCATATGGCTCGGATTTTAAGTTATCCAGAACGTGTTTCCAGTCACAATATAGAGAAGCTAAGACAGTGTGTTCGTAATGGCCCATCCAAATACCCTGGTGCAGTGAAGGTCAGATATCCCGATGGTTCTGCAAG GCTCTTGATAGGTGATTATAGAAAGCGTCTTGCTGATGAACTAAAGTTTGGTTGTATTGTTGACCGCCATTTAGAAGATGGAGATATTGTTCTTTTCAATAGACAGCCAAGCTTGCATAGAATGTCTATCATGTGCCATAGG GCAAGAATAATGCCGTGGAGAACGTTACGATTCAATGAATCTGTTTGTAACCCATATAATGCTGATTTTGATGGTGATGAAATGAACATGCATGTCCCACAAACAGAAGAGGCTCGGACAGAGGCACTCATGTTGATGGGG GTGCAAAATAATTTGTGCACGCCAAAAAATGGAGAAGTTTTGGTTGCTTCCACTCAAGATTTTTTAACATCTTCCTTCCTTATTACTAGGAGAGATACTTTTTATGACCGTGCAACTTTTTCTCTGATATGTTCCTACATGAGTGATGCAATGGATCTTATAGATTTGCCCACTCCAACATTACTTAAG CCTGTAGAGCTTTGGACCGGTAAGCAATTGTTCAATGTTCTATTACGCCCACATGCAAGTGTGAGAGTTTACTTGAATCTTACCGTTAAGGAGAGAAACTACTCAAGGAAGATCGCCAAAAGGATTGGTGACAAAGAAATAGAAGTAGAAACAATGTGTCCTAATGATGGATTTGTCTATATTCGGAATAGTGAACTTATATGTGGGCAATTGGGGAAGGCTACTTTAG GAAATGGAAACAAGGATGGACTTTATTCTATTCTTCTCAGAGACTACAATGCCCATGCTGCTGCTACCTGCATGAATCGGCTAGCTAAGATGAG TGCTCGTTGGATAGGGAATCATGGCTTTTCGATTGGAATTGATGATGTCCAACCAGGAAAACGTTTGAATGATGCAAAAGGAGTAACACTTTCAGGGAATTATAAAAAATGTGATGAACAGATACAGATGTTTAATGAAGGGAAGCTACAGCTTAAACCGGGTTGTGATGCTGCTCAAACACTAGAAGCTAATATAACTGAAGTATTGAATAAAATTCGGGATGAAACAGGGAAG GTATGCATGAGAGAACTACATTGGAGAAACAGTCCACTGATCATGTCGCAATGTGGTTCCAAGGGTTCTGCTATAAATATAAGTCAAATGATTGCATGTGTTGGTCAGCAGTCAGTTGGGGGACGTCGTGCTCCTAATGGATTTATAGATCGTAGCCTTCCTCATTTTCATAGAGGATCAAAAACACCAGCg GCTAAAGGCTTTGTTGCAAATTCATTCTACAGCGGTTTGACAGCTACAGAGTTTTTCTTTCACACGATGGGTGGGCGAGAGGGCCTTGTGGATACAGCT GTAAAAACAGCTGAGACAGGATACATGTCTCGCAGACTGATCAAAGCATTGGAGGACTTGAGCATTCATTATGATAACACTTGTCGCAATGCAAGTGGATGCATAGTGCAATTTATTTATGGGGATGATGGCATGGATCCTGCATCTATGGAGGGAAAAAGTGGATTTCCTTTGaattttgatagattattaatgaAAGTAAAG GCTACCTGTCCTCCAGTTGATCAGAAATACTTACCTGCTGATGCTATACCACAAATGTTAGAAGAGCAGGTAGTCAAACATGATCCAGATGGGGTTTGCTCCGAAGCCTTCAAAAAATCTCTGAAAGGGTTCCTTGAAGGTCAGAAGAATGAACTAAAGAGAGTGCTGCAGTTGGTTAGCAATTCTGCACAGAAGAATGAGATACTTGAGGATGTTAGCCATAAAATATGTGGTATCACTGACAGGCAGTTGGAG GTTTTCATCAGAATTTGCATTGGTCGTTATCGATCGAAAGTAATTGAAGCTGGAACCGCCATTGGAGCTATTGGAGCTCAGAGTATTGGTGAACCTGGAACACAGATGACATTGAAGACATTTCACTTTGCTGGAGTTGCAAGCATGA ATATTACACAAGGAGTTCCTCGTATCAAAGAAATCATTAATGCAGCCAAAAAAATTAGCACTCCTATAATTACTGCAGAACTTGAGTTTGATAGTAATGTGAACATTGCACGGATGGTAAAAGGTCGAATTGAGAAAACTGTTTTAGGACAG GTTGCTAAGAGCATCAAGATTGTAATGACTTCAAGATTAGCATCAGTTGTAATCTCCCTTGACATGGAAAGAATCCAAGATGCGCAATTGCATATAGATGCAAATGTTGTGAAAGAATCAATTTTGCAAACACCGAAGCTGAAACTAAAGGAGCAG CATGTGAAGGTTTTGGATGTTAAAAAGTTGGAAGTAGTTCCTCCAGCTGATAGAAGTAGAATTCATTTTGAACTTCATTCTCTTAAAAATCTGCTTCCACTGGTTGTGGTAAAG CATGGGACTCCAAACTGTTATGGGTGTTGA
- the LOC107885963 gene encoding nucleolar protein 58: MKTVTGKILSSTPVSVSKAAKIIANFSATDNGASQAIRAYLRRASASFSELKQLHKELRKPSRSDHKHKKSKSETTVDGARESSLEPSEFNSAREDVEVSQEAGHGYRDGERKKQKSKKKKAKGENIDVGGKIVIEDGESKRGKENSESNFGEDEDKTVKNHKKEKSGRKVETLEENGVNVEKGEMMDEEEREGEKKKKKRKSRDIEEGIENNASSERRKKKKVKNEVDK; the protein is encoded by the coding sequence ATGAAGACGGTAACCGGCAAGATCCTCTCTTCAACTCCGGTTTCCGTTTCCAAGGCGGCCAAAATCATCGCCAACTTCTCCGCCACAGACAACGGCGCGTCGCAAGCAATCAGAGCATACCTTCGACGCGCCTCCGCTTCATTCAGTGAGCTCAAACAATTGCACAAAGAGCTCCGAAAACCGTCGAGATCAGACCACAAGCACAAGAAGTCAAAGTCCGAGACCACAGTGGACGGTGCTCGTGAGTCGAGCCTAGAACCGAGTGAATTCAACTCGGCTCGTGAAGATGTGGAGGTGAGTCAGGAGGCGGGTCACGGGTACAGAGACGGTGAGAGGAAAAAACAGAAGAGCAAGAAGAAGAAAGCGAAGGGCGAGAATATTGATGTTGGGGGGAAAATTGTAATTGAAGACGGAGAAAGCAAGAGGGGGAAGGAAAATAGTGAGAGTAACTTTGGGGAAGATGAGGACAAAACGGTAAAGAACCATAAGAAGGAGAAAAGTGGCAGAAAGGTTGAAACTTTGGAGGAAAATGGGGTTAACGTTGAGAAAGGTGAAATGATGGATGAGGAAGAGAGGGAAggggagaagaaaaagaagaaaaggaagagtAGAGATATTGAGGAGGGAATTGAAAATAATGCTTCATCAGAGCGACGGAAGAAGAAGAAGGTTAAAAATGAAGTTGATAAGTGA